In Halosegnis marinus, one genomic interval encodes:
- a CDS encoding PKD domain-containing protein gives MTTRTPPTSRKLRTLAFVTLLVVAAAGPFVGFGAAAGQGSINVSPDGAGVASEHATTATVDSGSSGISGASWTGYKVYYDAADVSDVTESDIVTIGIDDGDDDPGTAIDRDVSGDVDGVTAEDNGRTLNIALGGNEGLENGDELVVVYRNVTNPSSTGEYDATLEINPQSEGKQVTANYTVTNESPTARFGYTPGAPATDEQVLFDGTNSSDPDGSVASYEWDLDGDGSVEGTGPTPTYTYADDGTYDATLTVTDDGGATDTRTRTVTVSNRPPNATFTYEPTDPDTTDEVSFDAGGSSDPDGSVASYAWEFGDGTTATGATPTHTYADDGTYTVSLTVTDDDGATDTSEYEVTVANAPPNASATYDPAEPLTDEQVAFDGANSTDPDGSIASYEWDFGDGTAATGVSPTHAYAQDGAYTVSLTVTDDDGATDTTTFDVAVANRPPDAAFSYAPDAPDTSERVTFDAANASDPGGSVAAYEWSFEDGGSASGETATETWETTGTRTVTLTVTDDDGATDTATRNVTVGTQPPGANFTYVTAGDDDPVAFDATASYDPDGSIESYAWAFGDGTSGDGVAPNHTYAGPGEYAVTLTVTDDDGARDTYSTTVVVENPPPNATFVHAPDDPRTGESVAFDATGSSDPDDAVAGYAWEFGDGATATGATPNHTYGDDGTYTVTLTVTDEDGATDSYMATVAVANRPPNASATAAPNATVTGTEVSFDGTNSSDPDGSVASYAWAFGDGVSESGAKPTHTYDAAGTYEATLRVTDEDGATDTATVTVEVDAAATATPTPTATPTPTATSTPTPTPTPTATPTPTPAATATDTVTPTPTATPTATPTPTASATPTPTAGSVPASATPSPTPTATGTATASATPTVSATATPTGTPDSSGALPGGLPRSYGVPLSLIVLSGASLALFGLTPE, from the coding sequence GTGACGACACGTACACCCCCTACCTCGCGGAAACTGCGGACGCTGGCGTTCGTGACGCTGCTCGTCGTCGCCGCCGCCGGGCCGTTCGTCGGCTTCGGCGCCGCGGCCGGCCAGGGCTCCATCAACGTCTCCCCGGACGGGGCGGGCGTCGCGTCCGAGCACGCGACGACGGCCACCGTCGATAGCGGCTCCTCCGGCATCAGCGGCGCGTCGTGGACCGGCTACAAGGTGTACTACGACGCCGCGGACGTGAGCGACGTCACCGAGAGCGATATCGTCACCATCGGTATCGACGACGGCGACGACGACCCCGGTACCGCCATCGACCGCGATGTCTCCGGCGACGTCGACGGCGTCACCGCCGAGGACAACGGCCGCACGCTGAACATCGCGCTCGGCGGCAACGAGGGGCTGGAGAACGGCGACGAACTCGTCGTCGTCTACCGGAACGTCACGAACCCCTCCTCGACCGGCGAGTACGACGCCACCCTCGAAATCAACCCCCAGAGCGAGGGGAAGCAGGTGACTGCGAACTACACCGTCACGAACGAGTCGCCGACGGCTCGCTTCGGCTACACCCCGGGCGCGCCGGCTACGGACGAGCAGGTGTTGTTCGACGGGACGAACAGCTCCGACCCGGACGGGTCGGTAGCGAGCTACGAGTGGGACCTCGACGGCGACGGCTCCGTGGAGGGCACGGGGCCGACGCCGACGTACACGTACGCCGACGACGGGACGTACGACGCGACGCTCACGGTGACGGACGACGGCGGCGCGACGGACACCCGGACGCGGACGGTGACCGTCTCGAACCGCCCGCCGAACGCAACGTTCACCTACGAGCCGACCGACCCCGACACGACCGACGAGGTGTCGTTCGACGCGGGCGGCTCGTCGGACCCGGACGGCTCCGTCGCCTCCTACGCGTGGGAGTTCGGTGACGGCACGACTGCGACCGGGGCGACCCCGACCCACACCTACGCCGACGACGGGACCTACACCGTCTCGCTGACGGTGACGGACGACGACGGCGCGACCGACACCTCCGAGTACGAGGTCACGGTGGCGAACGCGCCCCCGAACGCGAGCGCGACGTACGACCCCGCCGAGCCGCTGACCGACGAGCAGGTGGCGTTCGACGGGGCGAACAGCACCGACCCCGACGGGTCGATAGCGAGCTACGAGTGGGACTTCGGCGACGGCACGGCGGCGACCGGCGTCTCGCCGACCCACGCGTACGCGCAGGACGGGGCCTACACCGTCTCGCTCACCGTCACCGACGACGACGGCGCGACGGACACGACGACGTTCGACGTCGCCGTCGCCAACCGCCCGCCGGACGCTGCCTTCTCGTACGCGCCCGACGCCCCGGACACGAGCGAGCGGGTGACGTTCGACGCCGCGAACGCCTCCGACCCGGGCGGCTCCGTCGCCGCCTACGAGTGGAGCTTCGAGGACGGCGGCTCGGCCTCTGGCGAGACGGCGACCGAGACGTGGGAGACGACCGGCACGCGGACGGTGACGCTCACGGTGACGGACGACGACGGCGCGACCGACACCGCGACGCGGAACGTCACGGTCGGAACCCAACCCCCCGGAGCGAACTTCACCTACGTCACGGCGGGGGACGACGACCCCGTCGCCTTCGACGCGACCGCGTCGTACGACCCCGACGGCAGCATCGAGTCGTACGCGTGGGCGTTCGGCGACGGTACGTCGGGCGACGGCGTCGCGCCGAACCACACCTACGCGGGGCCGGGCGAGTACGCGGTGACGCTGACCGTGACCGACGACGACGGCGCCCGGGACACCTACTCGACGACCGTCGTCGTGGAGAACCCGCCGCCGAACGCGACCTTCGTTCACGCGCCCGACGACCCGCGGACGGGCGAGTCGGTCGCGTTCGACGCGACCGGCTCGTCGGACCCCGACGACGCGGTAGCGGGCTACGCGTGGGAGTTCGGCGACGGCGCGACTGCGACCGGGGCGACCCCGAACCACACCTACGGCGACGACGGGACCTACACGGTCACGCTGACGGTGACCGACGAGGACGGCGCGACCGACAGCTACATGGCGACCGTGGCGGTCGCGAACCGGCCGCCGAACGCCTCCGCGACCGCCGCGCCGAACGCGACCGTCACGGGCACCGAGGTGTCGTTCGACGGGACGAACTCGTCGGACCCCGACGGCTCGGTCGCCTCCTACGCGTGGGCGTTCGGCGATGGTGTTTCCGAATCCGGCGCGAAGCCGACCCATACGTACGACGCGGCCGGCACCTACGAGGCGACGCTGAGGGTGACCGACGAGGACGGCGCGACCGACACCGCGACGGTAACCGTCGAGGTGGACGCGGCGGCGACCGCGACGCCCACACCGACCGCGACCCCGACTCCGACCGCGACATCCACGCCGACTCCGACACCCACGCCGACTGCGACGCCTACCCCGACCCCGGCCGCCACGGCGACCGACACCGTGACCCCGACTCCGACCGCTACACCCACGGCCACGCCGACGCCGACCGCGTCCGCGACGCCGACCCCCACCGCCGGGTCGGTCCCGGCGAGCGCGACGCCGTCCCCGACGCCGACCGCGACCGGAACGGCGACGGCGAGCGCAACGCCGACGGTGTCGGCGACCGCGACGCCGACGGGGACCCCCGACTCGTCGGGGGCGCTGCCGGGCGGGCTGCCGCGGTCGTACGGCGTCCCGCTCTCGCTCATCGTGCTCTCGGGCGCGTCGCTGGCGCTGTTCGGCCTGACCCCGGAGTGA
- a CDS encoding HpcH/HpaI aldolase/citrate lyase family protein — protein sequence MARRSLLFSPGDRPELMRKAPGTGADTVCFDLEDAVAPAAKADARAAVADVLSDPAFDPDCEVCVRVNADPDAARADLDALPDGARLDAVMVPKVESAADAETVARMLAERDRDVPLVALCESAAGVLHAEAIAAVEAVGAVAFGAEDLAADIGATRTPEGTEVLHAREHVVLAAAAAGVDAIDTVFTDIEDTDRLADETAFAAGLGYDGKMCIHPAQVPVVNDAFTPDPERVAWAARVLDAVEEGARDEVGVLRVDGEMIDAPLVAQAERVRERARAAGAWTGP from the coding sequence ATGGCACGACGCTCGCTGCTGTTCTCGCCCGGCGACCGGCCCGAACTGATGCGGAAAGCGCCCGGGACGGGCGCCGACACCGTCTGCTTCGACCTGGAGGACGCCGTCGCGCCCGCGGCGAAGGCGGATGCGCGCGCGGCCGTCGCCGACGTGCTCTCCGACCCCGCGTTCGACCCGGACTGCGAGGTGTGCGTCCGGGTGAACGCCGACCCCGACGCGGCCCGCGCGGACCTCGACGCCCTGCCCGACGGCGCGCGCCTCGACGCGGTGATGGTCCCCAAAGTCGAGTCGGCCGCCGACGCCGAGACGGTGGCGAGGATGCTCGCGGAGCGGGACCGCGACGTGCCGCTCGTCGCGCTGTGTGAGTCCGCCGCGGGTGTGCTCCACGCCGAGGCCATCGCCGCCGTCGAGGCGGTCGGGGCGGTCGCGTTCGGCGCGGAGGACCTCGCGGCCGACATCGGCGCGACCCGGACGCCCGAGGGCACCGAAGTGCTGCACGCCCGCGAGCACGTCGTTCTCGCGGCGGCGGCCGCCGGGGTGGACGCCATCGACACCGTGTTCACGGACATCGAGGACACCGACCGACTGGCCGACGAGACGGCGTTCGCGGCGGGGCTGGGCTACGACGGGAAGATGTGTATCCACCCGGCGCAGGTGCCGGTGGTGAACGACGCCTTCACGCCGGATCCGGAGCGGGTCGCGTGGGCCGCGCGGGTGCTCGACGCCGTGGAAGAGGGCGCCCGCGACGAGGTCGGCGTCCTCCGGGTCGACGGCGAGATGATCGACGCGCCGCTGGTCGCGCAGGCCGAGCGCGTCCGCGAGCGGGCCCGCGCCGCCGGGGCCTGGACCGGCCCCTAA
- a CDS encoding Glu/Leu/Phe/Val family dehydrogenase, whose protein sequence is MSDEANPFESLQEQIDDAAAYIDVDDGLLTRLKNPERVLETNLTIRMDDGRLETFRAYRSQFNGDRGPYKGGIRFHPGVTRDEVKALSGWMVYKTATVDIPYGGGKGGIVVDPRELSTTELERLTRAFATELRPFVGEDKDIPAPDVNTGQREMNWIKDTYETLENTTEPGVVTGKALDSGGSEGRVEATGRSTMLTAREAFDYLGRDISGATVAVQGYGNAGSVAAKLLESDLGANVVAVSDSSGAVFNPAGLDAAAAKDYKTETGSVVGFDEATQELTNEELLELDVDLLVPAALENAIDGDLAERVEADVIVEAANGPLTPEADDVLTERDVHVFPDILANAGGVTVSYFEWVQNRQRFYWSEERVNDELERHITNAFDGLTEAYRAYDLPNFRTAAYVVALKRVIAAHAESGTWP, encoded by the coding sequence ATGTCAGACGAGGCGAACCCGTTCGAGAGCCTGCAGGAGCAGATCGACGACGCGGCGGCCTACATCGACGTCGACGACGGCCTGCTCACGCGGTTGAAGAACCCCGAGCGGGTGCTCGAAACCAACCTCACTATCCGGATGGACGACGGGCGACTGGAGACGTTCCGCGCCTACCGCTCGCAGTTCAACGGCGACCGCGGCCCGTACAAGGGCGGCATCCGCTTCCACCCCGGCGTCACCCGCGACGAGGTGAAGGCGCTCTCCGGCTGGATGGTGTACAAGACCGCGACCGTCGATATCCCCTACGGCGGCGGGAAGGGGGGCATCGTCGTGGACCCCCGAGAGCTCTCCACGACCGAACTCGAACGGCTCACCCGCGCGTTCGCGACGGAACTCCGCCCCTTCGTCGGCGAGGACAAGGACATCCCGGCGCCGGACGTGAACACCGGCCAGCGGGAGATGAACTGGATCAAGGACACCTACGAGACGCTGGAGAACACGACGGAGCCGGGCGTCGTCACCGGGAAGGCGCTCGACTCGGGCGGCTCGGAGGGCCGCGTCGAGGCGACCGGCCGCTCCACGATGCTCACCGCCCGCGAGGCGTTCGACTACCTCGGCCGTGACATCTCCGGCGCGACCGTCGCGGTCCAGGGGTACGGCAACGCCGGCTCCGTCGCCGCGAAGCTCCTCGAATCCGACCTCGGCGCGAACGTGGTCGCCGTCTCGGACTCCTCGGGCGCGGTGTTCAACCCCGCGGGTCTCGACGCCGCGGCGGCCAAGGACTACAAGACCGAGACGGGCTCCGTCGTCGGCTTCGACGAGGCCACGCAGGAGCTGACGAACGAGGAACTGCTCGAACTCGACGTGGACCTGCTCGTCCCCGCCGCGCTCGAGAACGCTATCGACGGCGACCTCGCGGAGCGCGTCGAGGCCGACGTCATCGTCGAGGCCGCGAACGGCCCGCTCACGCCCGAGGCCGACGACGTGCTCACCGAGCGCGACGTCCACGTGTTCCCGGACATCCTCGCCAACGCGGGCGGCGTCACGGTGTCGTACTTCGAGTGGGTTCAGAACCGCCAGCGGTTCTACTGGTCCGAGGAGCGCGTCAACGACGAACTGGAGCGCCACATCACGAACGCCTTCGACGGGCTGACGGAGGCGTACCGGGCCTACGACCTGCCGAACTTCCGGACCGCGGCGTACGTCGTCGCGCTCAAGCGCGTCATCGCCGCCCACGCCGAGTCCGGGACGTGGCCGTAA
- a CDS encoding flippase activity-associated protein Agl23, producing MTDLRSDRVVQAVAGLAVVALLARLVLLGARPAHYDEGRVAFWTLHYLETGEFHYRFIIHGPLVQHVGAALFGLLGANDFTARLPVALAGGLLPLSALWFRHRLSDTEVGALAFFLAANPLLLYYGRFMRSSVLVAAFCFVAFAAFVRAYDGFGVRYLYLGSASLALGFGAKENAILYVLCWLGAAALLLDARLFRPRGPDSGVSWLAGRYDALRERLAGRGTTPTDWVVRWAAHGALAGLLFAVLFVFLYAPRGGDWVGLYDALANPLLLPEMLSTTADQVAEGYGYWFGGGGERTVTEFIESLGYLLRPIAAYAGPLVGLALAGFLVERWGSDSPRPFVMGAAYWGLVSIPGYALGTDINNPWILTNALVPLAIPAAVGLALVVDTGREALATDDEVNAGIVAVLLLLVVGSVVGGAAAGVYTNTTEPDNRLVQFAQPSADMRPAVDALVAASAENEGTDALFYDATGDLVDMQTDAPRTPACIRWFNALSLPWYLEAHDVATDCADTPGALPDDLPPVVVVIGDCTLPTAVECRANPDAMVPPGEMEGRLDGYERYAYLHRTTGGNDFDGFLVYVESDA from the coding sequence ATGACCGACCTCCGCTCCGACCGGGTCGTGCAGGCCGTCGCCGGCCTCGCCGTCGTCGCCCTCCTCGCCCGGCTGGTCCTCCTCGGCGCGCGCCCCGCCCACTACGACGAGGGGCGCGTCGCCTTCTGGACGCTCCACTACCTCGAAACGGGGGAGTTCCACTACCGCTTCATCATCCACGGCCCGCTCGTCCAGCACGTCGGCGCGGCGCTGTTCGGCCTGCTCGGCGCGAACGACTTCACCGCGCGGCTCCCCGTCGCGCTCGCCGGCGGCCTCCTCCCGCTGTCGGCGCTGTGGTTCCGTCACCGGCTCTCCGACACGGAGGTGGGCGCGCTCGCCTTCTTCCTCGCGGCGAACCCCCTCCTGCTCTACTACGGGCGGTTCATGCGCTCGTCGGTGCTCGTCGCCGCGTTCTGTTTCGTCGCGTTCGCGGCGTTCGTCCGGGCCTACGACGGCTTCGGCGTCCGCTACCTCTACCTCGGGAGCGCGAGCCTCGCGCTCGGCTTCGGCGCGAAGGAGAACGCGATCCTCTACGTGCTCTGCTGGCTCGGCGCGGCGGCGCTGCTGCTCGACGCGCGGCTGTTCCGCCCCCGGGGGCCCGACTCCGGGGTCTCGTGGCTGGCAGGGCGCTACGACGCGCTCCGCGAGCGGCTCGCCGGCCGGGGAACGACGCCGACCGACTGGGTGGTCCGGTGGGCCGCCCACGGCGCGCTCGCCGGCTTGCTGTTCGCGGTGCTGTTCGTCTTCCTCTACGCGCCGCGCGGCGGCGACTGGGTCGGGCTCTACGACGCGCTCGCGAACCCGCTGCTCCTCCCCGAGATGCTCTCGACGACCGCCGACCAGGTCGCGGAGGGGTACGGCTACTGGTTCGGCGGCGGCGGCGAGCGCACCGTGACGGAGTTCATCGAGTCGCTCGGCTACCTCCTTCGGCCCATCGCCGCGTACGCCGGCCCGCTCGTCGGCTTAGCGCTCGCCGGCTTCCTCGTGGAGCGGTGGGGAAGCGACTCCCCGCGCCCGTTCGTGATGGGCGCGGCCTACTGGGGGCTCGTCTCGATTCCGGGCTACGCGCTCGGCACGGACATCAACAACCCGTGGATACTGACGAACGCGCTGGTGCCGCTCGCGATACCCGCCGCCGTGGGACTGGCGCTCGTCGTCGATACCGGCCGGGAGGCGCTCGCCACGGACGACGAGGTGAACGCCGGCATCGTCGCGGTCCTGCTGTTGCTCGTGGTCGGCTCCGTCGTCGGCGGGGCGGCCGCCGGCGTGTACACGAACACGACCGAGCCGGACAACAGGCTCGTCCAGTTCGCCCAGCCGAGCGCCGACATGCGCCCGGCCGTCGACGCGCTCGTCGCCGCGAGCGCGGAGAACGAGGGCACCGACGCGCTGTTCTACGACGCGACGGGTGACCTCGTGGACATGCAGACGGACGCCCCGCGGACGCCCGCCTGCATCAGGTGGTTCAACGCGCTGTCGCTCCCGTGGTACCTGGAGGCGCACGACGTGGCGACCGACTGCGCCGACACGCCCGGGGCCCTCCCCGACGACCTCCCGCCGGTGGTCGTCGTCATCGGGGACTGCACGCTCCCGACCGCCGTGGAGTGTCGGGCGAACCCGGACGCGATGGTGCCGCCCGGGGAGATGGAGGGGCGGCTCGACGGCTACGAGCGGTACGCCTACCTCCACCGGACGACCGGCGGGAACGACTTCGACGGCTTCCTCGTCTACGTCGAGTCGGACGCCTGA
- a CDS encoding 5-(carboxyamino)imidazole ribonucleotide synthase produces the protein MRLTSPGPTLGVVGGGQLGRMLGEAAGPLGVSVVVSDPTPDCPASPVVADQLVGDFDDYGTLRALAERADVLTYEIELADPDTLAAVSEETGTPVHPTPDTLRTIQDKLVQNERFDDAGVPLPDYRRVDDAEDLRDAGDDLGWPVMLKARTGGYDGRGNVPVANPEDAEAALAEVGAGEGGALAERMVDFDREMAIIGVRGADGETDAFPVTETIHEDEIMRETVSPARTDGAVRERAREVALDVLDALEGRGVFGIELFERSSRSDDGRSSGHRPRAGGEILLNEVAPRPHNSGHWTIEGAVTSQFEQHVRAVLGLPLGSTERRCPTVMANVLGDVQEPTRAELTGVEDLLAADGTHLHWYGKREVRPLRKMGHVTLTADGAGTRDVEELLERVAERRDDLTFA, from the coding sequence ATGCGACTCACCTCTCCCGGCCCGACGCTCGGCGTCGTGGGCGGCGGCCAGCTCGGGCGGATGCTCGGCGAGGCCGCCGGGCCGCTCGGCGTCTCCGTCGTCGTCTCGGACCCGACCCCCGACTGCCCCGCGAGCCCCGTCGTCGCCGACCAGCTGGTCGGGGACTTCGACGACTACGGGACGCTGCGCGCGCTCGCCGAGCGCGCCGACGTGCTCACCTACGAGATAGAGCTTGCCGACCCCGACACCCTCGCGGCCGTAAGCGAGGAGACGGGAACGCCCGTCCACCCGACCCCGGACACGCTCCGCACGATTCAGGACAAGCTCGTCCAGAACGAACGCTTCGACGACGCCGGCGTTCCCCTCCCCGACTACCGGCGCGTGGACGACGCCGAGGACCTGCGCGATGCCGGCGACGACCTCGGCTGGCCGGTCATGCTGAAGGCCCGTACGGGGGGGTACGACGGGCGCGGCAACGTCCCCGTCGCGAACCCCGAGGACGCCGAGGCCGCGCTCGCGGAGGTCGGCGCCGGCGAGGGCGGGGCGCTCGCCGAGCGGATGGTCGACTTCGACCGCGAGATGGCGATAATCGGCGTTCGGGGGGCCGACGGCGAGACGGACGCGTTCCCCGTCACCGAGACGATACACGAGGACGAGATCATGCGCGAGACGGTGTCGCCGGCCCGGACCGACGGCGCGGTCCGGGAGCGGGCCCGCGAGGTGGCCCTCGACGTGCTGGACGCCCTGGAGGGGCGCGGCGTGTTCGGCATCGAGTTGTTCGAGCGGTCGTCGCGGAGCGACGACGGAAGGTCGAGCGGGCACCGCCCGCGAGCGGGCGGCGAGATACTCCTGAACGAGGTGGCCCCCCGACCGCACAACTCCGGGCACTGGACCATCGAGGGCGCGGTGACCTCGCAGTTCGAACAGCACGTCCGCGCCGTGCTCGGCCTGCCGCTCGGCTCGACCGAACGGCGCTGTCCGACGGTGATGGCGAACGTGCTCGGGGACGTCCAGGAGCCGACCCGCGCGGAGCTAACGGGGGTCGAGGACCTGCTCGCCGCGGACGGCACACACCTCCACTGGTACGGGAAGCGGGAGGTGCGCCCGCTCCGGAAGATGGGCCACGTCACGCTCACCGCGGACGGGGCGGGGACGCGCGACGTCGAGGAACTGCTGGAGCGCGTCGCCGAACGCCGCGACGACCTGACGTTCGCGTAG
- the purE gene encoding 5-(carboxyamino)imidazole ribonucleotide mutase gives MADAVDSLVADLRAEADRDRDPEDTPEVGIVMGSDSDLDTMYGAYEALTELGFAEVTDYDDPPEARFTFETYVVSAHRTPELMYAYGETARDRGLDVVIAGAGGKSADLPNMTASIAYPLPVVGVPVQEKSVDSVIGMPTGAPITAVDAGKSFNAALSAVQVLAREHDELEERLVAYHEALQQGVGEDSRRLHELGTEAYRDATE, from the coding sequence ATGGCAGACGCCGTCGACTCGCTCGTCGCCGACCTGCGTGCCGAGGCCGACCGGGACCGCGACCCCGAGGACACCCCCGAGGTGGGTATCGTGATGGGGTCGGACTCGGACCTCGACACGATGTACGGGGCCTACGAGGCGCTGACCGAACTCGGCTTCGCCGAGGTGACGGACTACGACGACCCGCCCGAGGCTCGCTTCACCTTCGAGACGTACGTCGTCTCGGCCCACCGGACGCCCGAACTTATGTACGCGTACGGCGAAACCGCCCGCGACCGCGGGCTCGACGTCGTTATCGCCGGCGCGGGCGGGAAGTCCGCGGACCTCCCGAACATGACCGCGAGCATCGCGTACCCGCTTCCCGTCGTCGGCGTGCCGGTCCAGGAGAAGTCCGTGGACTCGGTCATCGGGATGCCGACGGGCGCACCCATCACCGCCGTCGACGCCGGCAAGTCGTTCAACGCCGCGCTGTCCGCGGTGCAGGTCCTCGCCCGCGAACACGACGAACTGGAGGAGCGGCTGGTCGCGTACCACGAGGCGCTCCAGCAGGGGGTCGGCGAGGACTCCCGGCGGCTCCACGAACTCGGGACCGAGGCGTACCGCGACGCGACGGAGTAG
- a CDS encoding NADH-quinone oxidoreductase subunit A, whose amino-acid sequence MSNPWIAIGALTLISIVIPISMVVVSALLRPSVPEQGKTAVYESGEVPTGDTRIRFNIQYYMVALLFVIFDIETVLIFPWTVIYRDAVQQFGLVNALVPMLVFIGVLVVGLAWAWRNGAVRWIKSPRARETSGSAE is encoded by the coding sequence ATGAGCAATCCGTGGATCGCTATCGGCGCGCTCACGTTGATATCCATCGTCATCCCGATCTCGATGGTGGTGGTGTCGGCGTTACTCCGACCGAGCGTGCCGGAGCAAGGGAAAACCGCCGTCTACGAGTCCGGCGAGGTGCCGACGGGCGACACGCGCATCCGGTTCAATATCCAGTACTACATGGTCGCGCTGTTGTTCGTCATCTTCGACATCGAGACCGTCCTGATCTTCCCGTGGACGGTTATCTACCGCGATGCGGTCCAGCAGTTCGGCCTTGTCAACGCGCTCGTGCCGATGCTGGTCTTCATCGGGGTGCTCGTCGTCGGGCTCGCGTGGGCGTGGCGGAACGGCGCGGTGCGGTGGATCAAGTCACCGCGGGCCCGCGAGACCAGCGGGAGCGCGGAGTAA
- a CDS encoding NADH-quinone oxidoreductase subunit B, giving the protein MSSDNIPQTTQEARMGEGVDARFNSKLREAFGSSPFILTKFDKFMNWVRGSSMFMLQFGIACCSIEMMHTYAVKHDLDRFGAGVPRASPRQADVIIVPGTIVSKFAPRMKRVYDQMPEPKFVVGMGSCTISGGPFQEGYNVIKGAEEVIPVDIHVPGCPPRPEALVYGIAKLQERVANGETSPVTVKPYELEQFGDLDDDELVQHLADRIDEDELVMRYDWAESPPEQ; this is encoded by the coding sequence ATGAGTAGCGACAACATACCACAGACGACACAGGAAGCGCGGATGGGCGAGGGCGTCGACGCCCGGTTCAACTCCAAGCTGCGTGAGGCGTTCGGCTCGTCGCCGTTCATCCTCACCAAGTTCGACAAGTTCATGAACTGGGTTCGGGGCTCCTCGATGTTCATGCTGCAGTTCGGCATCGCCTGCTGCAGCATCGAGATGATGCACACCTACGCGGTCAAACACGACCTCGACCGCTTCGGGGCCGGCGTGCCCCGCGCGTCCCCGCGACAAGCGGACGTCATCATCGTCCCGGGGACCATCGTCTCGAAGTTCGCCCCGCGGATGAAGCGTGTCTACGACCAGATGCCCGAGCCGAAGTTCGTCGTCGGGATGGGCTCGTGTACCATCTCCGGCGGTCCCTTCCAGGAGGGGTACAACGTCATCAAGGGCGCCGAGGAGGTCATCCCGGTGGACATCCACGTCCCCGGCTGCCCCCCGCGCCCGGAGGCGCTCGTCTACGGCATCGCCAAGCTCCAGGAGCGGGTCGCGAACGGCGAGACCTCCCCGGTGACGGTGAAGCCGTACGAGCTCGAACAGTTCGGCGACCTCGACGACGACGAACTCGTCCAGCACCTCGCGGACCGGATCGACGAGGACGAACTGGTCATGCGCTACGACTGGGCGGAGTCTCCCCCCGAACAATGA